Proteins from a genomic interval of Paenibacillus sp. RC334:
- a CDS encoding EamA family transporter, whose translation MNKVIAINSNSNRIYYSATILALLIWSTSFIATKAAYITFPPLTLGLSRFMIASVVLGIVLLIRKEFVKIKPKDLAIIAFSGVLGITIYFSMENIGVSLTTASNAALIVASYPAITSLLELMIYKVKLSKYKIIGIALAMIGVYFLTSVGGSSNGKNELIGNLILIGTGFAWAFYTFMTRKVVDKYPPVTLSFYQTVAGSIFFIPLALIEKDSWQAPTTGSFMLLVYLGVFCSVIAFLLYNYGLIKLSPSSSVSLMNLVPIFGVLFSVLLLQETISWGQIIGGLVVILGVLLSAHQPSSK comes from the coding sequence TTGAACAAAGTCATAGCTATCAACAGCAACAGCAACCGTATCTATTATAGTGCTACGATTTTGGCCCTGCTGATTTGGAGCACATCGTTTATCGCCACAAAAGCAGCATACATCACGTTCCCCCCTCTTACGTTGGGATTATCCAGATTTATGATAGCCTCTGTTGTGTTGGGGATTGTTTTGCTTATAAGAAAGGAATTTGTCAAAATTAAGCCAAAGGACTTAGCTATTATTGCATTTAGCGGTGTTTTGGGAATCACTATTTATTTTTCGATGGAGAATATAGGAGTAAGCCTGACTACAGCTTCCAATGCAGCATTGATTGTCGCCTCCTATCCCGCGATCACATCGTTGCTTGAACTCATGATATATAAAGTGAAACTGTCCAAATATAAAATCATCGGCATTGCACTCGCTATGATTGGGGTATATTTTTTAACCTCGGTAGGCGGAAGCTCGAATGGAAAGAATGAACTGATCGGAAATTTAATATTGATTGGAACTGGTTTTGCGTGGGCATTTTATACTTTCATGACGCGCAAGGTTGTGGACAAATACCCGCCCGTGACTTTATCTTTTTATCAAACCGTAGCAGGCAGTATCTTCTTTATACCTCTGGCACTCATTGAAAAAGATAGCTGGCAAGCTCCGACAACGGGATCGTTTATGTTGTTAGTATATCTGGGCGTATTCTGTTCCGTTATCGCATTTTTGCTTTACAATTACGGATTAATCAAGCTGTCACCGAGCAGTTCCGTTTCTTTAATGAATTTGGTACCGATATTCGGGGTATTATTTTCGGTTCTATTGTTGCAGGAAACCATTTCGTGGGGACAAATTATTGGCGGTTTGGTCGTTATCCTAGGTGTCCTACTCAGTGCACATCAACCAAGCAGCAAATAG
- a CDS encoding nucleoside hydrolase-like domain-containing protein — translation MRERKWLNVFLLGMICILIISGCSGGKAPAVAKDEKATPAKEQVDNKVEAKATKARTVITTDGEVDDMNSVIRFLLYSNEMDLSGIVLTSSVYHYAGDEKTGIKPFRWTGTQWVTDMIDAYGEIYPNLTKQAEGYPKPEYIKSVTKIGNISYKGEMDKETEGSNFLKNLFLDDDKRDLYVQTWGGTNTTARALKSIEDEYKNTAQWADIQKKVSDKLVLYIILDQDDSYNKYIAKNWPDIRIINDQSNFWHFAYAWKMHTEEVNSKLHGDWNFKNIQNGHGKLLDMYALMGDGKMIPGELAEEQRGSDTYLKKNPQYDKYDFISEGDSPSFFYLIDNGLRSMENPTYGGWGGRFGVVNDKLFRNTVLDYDVYTKKFEAEYSLMRWFDDIQNDFAARADWAIASDYKDANHNPILSIKEGLDVTASPGEKITLHAEGSDPDGDQLTYKWWRYFEADTYEDSKVKPAPVKPEMGSGLQLGLHREVAKGEKLNTIDLQGSDTNTVSFTVPADAKSGNTIHIIAEVQDNGKHQLKHYQRVIVTVK, via the coding sequence ATGAGAGAAAGAAAATGGTTAAACGTTTTTCTATTAGGTATGATATGTATTTTGATTATCAGTGGTTGCAGCGGCGGAAAAGCTCCTGCTGTTGCAAAGGATGAAAAAGCTACTCCAGCAAAAGAACAAGTGGACAATAAAGTAGAAGCTAAAGCGACGAAGGCTAGAACCGTTATTACGACCGATGGAGAAGTCGATGATATGAATTCGGTTATTCGCTTCCTCCTCTATTCTAATGAAATGGACTTGTCCGGTATCGTACTGACCAGTTCCGTGTACCATTATGCAGGTGATGAAAAAACAGGCATAAAGCCATTCAGATGGACTGGAACTCAATGGGTAACAGATATGATCGATGCTTATGGAGAAATTTACCCTAATCTAACTAAACAAGCCGAAGGATATCCAAAGCCTGAATATATTAAAAGCGTTACCAAGATAGGCAATATTTCATACAAAGGTGAGATGGACAAAGAAACAGAAGGATCTAATTTCCTTAAAAATCTCTTCCTGGATGATGACAAAAGAGATTTATATGTACAAACCTGGGGTGGCACAAATACTACAGCCAGAGCTTTAAAATCCATTGAGGACGAATATAAAAATACAGCTCAATGGGCTGACATCCAAAAAAAGGTGAGCGATAAGCTCGTTCTTTATATCATTTTGGATCAGGATGACAGCTACAATAAGTACATCGCAAAAAATTGGCCGGACATCAGAATTATCAATGATCAATCTAACTTCTGGCATTTTGCATACGCTTGGAAAATGCACACAGAAGAAGTCAACAGCAAGTTACACGGGGATTGGAACTTCAAGAATATCCAAAATGGTCACGGCAAATTGCTCGATATGTACGCTTTGATGGGTGATGGAAAAATGATTCCAGGTGAATTGGCTGAAGAACAAAGAGGCAGTGACACTTATTTAAAGAAAAATCCACAATATGATAAATATGATTTTATCTCTGAAGGAGACTCTCCATCATTCTTCTATCTGATTGATAACGGTCTGCGGAGTATGGAAAACCCAACCTATGGTGGCTGGGGAGGTCGTTTCGGTGTGGTTAACGATAAATTATTTAGAAATACCGTGTTAGACTATGATGTGTATACGAAAAAATTTGAAGCGGAATATTCTCTGATGAGATGGTTTGATGATATTCAAAATGACTTTGCAGCTCGTGCTGACTGGGCGATTGCATCCGACTATAAAGATGCCAATCATAATCCAATTTTAAGCATTAAAGAAGGATTAGATGTGACAGCTAGTCCCGGAGAGAAAATAACACTGCATGCAGAAGGATCAGATCCGGACGGCGATCAATTAACCTATAAATGGTGGAGATATTTTGAAGCCGATACGTATGAAGATTCTAAAGTAAAACCGGCACCAGTTAAACCTGAAATGGGTAGTGGATTGCAACTTGGTCTCCATCGAGAAGTAGCTAAAGGCGAGAAATTAAATACGATTGACTTGCAAGGCAGCGATACAAATACGGTAAGCTTTACAGTTCCCGCAGATGCCAAGTCTGGAAATACGATTCATATCATCGCAGAAGTACAAGACAATGGAAAGCATCAGCTAAAACATTACCAACGTGTGATTGTAACTGTAAAATAA
- a CDS encoding TrmB family transcriptional regulator — translation MKPNVLEILRDLNFTEYEAKAYVTLLESSPLSGYAVSLNSGVPRSKIYEVLSGMVNRGDIMVSQDNTPLYVPLPPHELIAQRKRKAEQIFNVAQETLEQYTASSQNRENIWNISGYEAIISRISEGIKGAKHRILMEIWQEDAEVFRAALEQVSREGVEIFIVAYGDLNFEFATIYHHDMSEEITSEIGGRWIVLSVDDREVVAGILSLGDDSRAAWTMHPGLVMPITEVIIHDVYIMEIMYEFREELEAKFGPNLIHLRNKFAMGPNGKGYYVPLPEKKA, via the coding sequence ATGAAACCAAATGTGTTAGAAATTCTGCGGGATTTGAATTTTACGGAATATGAAGCTAAAGCTTATGTAACCTTGTTGGAAAGCTCTCCACTTTCGGGATACGCCGTGTCATTGAATTCCGGAGTGCCAAGATCCAAAATTTATGAGGTATTATCAGGGATGGTTAACCGTGGGGACATTATGGTCAGTCAGGATAATACACCGCTATATGTGCCACTCCCGCCCCATGAATTGATTGCCCAGAGAAAACGCAAAGCAGAGCAGATTTTTAATGTAGCGCAAGAGACATTGGAGCAGTATACAGCATCGTCCCAAAACAGAGAGAATATTTGGAATATATCGGGTTATGAAGCCATTATAAGTCGCATAAGTGAAGGAATTAAGGGAGCCAAGCACCGTATCTTGATGGAAATTTGGCAAGAGGATGCCGAGGTGTTCAGAGCTGCTTTAGAGCAAGTTTCGCGGGAAGGAGTTGAGATTTTCATTGTAGCGTACGGAGATCTTAACTTTGAATTCGCCACCATTTACCACCATGATATGAGTGAAGAGATTACGTCCGAAATTGGTGGGCGGTGGATTGTACTCAGCGTAGATGACCGGGAGGTTGTGGCCGGTATACTTTCACTCGGGGATGATAGCCGTGCTGCATGGACGATGCATCCGGGGCTTGTGATGCCGATTACGGAAGTGATTATTCATGATGTTTATATTATGGAAATCATGTATGAGTTTCGTGAAGAGTTGGAAGCCAAATTCGGCCCTAATCTTATCCATCTTCGCAATAAATTCGCGATGGGTCCGAATGGCAAAGGATATTATGTCCCTTTACCTGAAAAGAAGGCTTAA